The genomic interval CTTTGGCCCAAGCAGACCGAAAGCCAATACAGCTGCGGCCGGATTTATGATTGGTGTGGAAGTCATGAAGGCCAGTGTAGGTCCGAGGTATGCTCCAGAATAATACAGGCCGAGCCCCAAAGGAATAACACCGCAACTACAGATAGGGAGTAGCATGCCGGAGAGCGTAGCCTTAATAATGGACGAGAGGCGATCGTTTCCCATCATTTTTTGAAGTATTTCCGGGCGGAGGTACTCATGGAGAACTCCAGCCAAAATGAAGCTGGCAAGTAGCCAAGGAGAAGCATCATTAAGGATATCTAGCGCCAGCAACAAGGGCTTTGTAAACATTTGAAACATTAGCTGTCAGCCTGCGAGTCAGCTTCGGCAACGGCTTCGGCAATTGCATTTTCTATTACTGTTGTAGTCAATGAGTCATACTTTTTTCTTTCATTTATGATCATTGTCCCTTTGTTTACCTGCCCATACTTTCTGACGTAATCGAAATCTTTACCTGCGTAATAAACTTTTAGATCAATACTACTACCATACTGTGA from Maridesulfovibrio frigidus DSM 17176 carries:
- the saoT gene encoding thioredoxin-like (seleno)protein SaoT: MSKTLVEFINTCPCCDEYVNIIEKTTSQYGSSIDLKVYYAGKDFDYVRKYGQVNKGTMIINERKKYDSLTTTVIENAIAEAVAEADSQADS